The sequence AGCGATCCTGCACGCCGTGTTCATGATGTCATAATCATTTACATCAATTGAATGTCTCAGAACAACGGTGCCATCTTCGTTGAAGATGGTTACCTTTCGATTCCCATCATTGCTGAGGATGACGAACTGGTGATGTATGTTGATGTCAAACGACAGCCAGCCACGAACATCAAGATTTTTGCTAGATCGCAGGTAACCGGCCGTAGGATCAAACAATTTGACACAACAATAGTTCTTTGTCGTTCCATCCGAAAGGACAGCTAATTTCCCATCAGAGGTTGCAGCCATGTCGTATGCTGGGCCGGCATGTTCTCTGATAGACAGTTGATGGACTCCGGGATATCTGTAAACATCAATGGCATCCGCCGGTTCACCACCGTGATTTGATTTCCCGACTGCGTAGAGATCATTTCCAAGCGCAGTAACACAGGGAATGAACTTAGCTTTGTCATCACTCTGGGGTTCCTCCTCGAAGATCAATTTACAACAGTCGATTCCCCACTTCTTGCCAGTGGTTGCCATAGATCCAAAGTTGCAGTCCGTAACCCTCGGAACAAATGCCGGAAGTTTCTGCCAAAGTTCAGAGTACGATACCAAGTAGTCATTTTCATCTCCATTTTTCTCTTCAGTGAGTTTTGAAGTCTCATCTATCCGATCACCGATGGAAGACAGTTTATCTAGGTCAGGGAGACATGGTTCTGCGCTTGACAACAACTTTCCAACCTCGGCAACCAGACCACACATCTTCGTTCTATATAATGGAATTGTATCCACACACGCAGTAAGCTGGAGAATTGGTTTGAAATCAGCTTCAATCCTCTCTTTCAATTCCTCCTTTTGATTTGTGATCTGCTCCACACACTTTTCTGCTTGATCTTCAACGGCTTTGACCAATGTGTCCTTCCTTTCTACTGAAAGGCACCCAAGACCCTTCAACGCATTCTCACGACTTGAAAACATCTTCAACCGCCTCTCTTGTTCTTCCTTCTTGCTTCGAACTTCTTCGATCTTCTCATGAAACACCTCAACCGAGCTCTTCAGGGTGTGCTCCCCGTGGGCAATATGAACGCAGACTCTGCACACTGGTGTAGAACAAGTACAACAGTAACTTGTGATCCATTGCCCATGTGCAGCACATCTC comes from Lineus longissimus chromosome 15, tnLinLong1.2, whole genome shotgun sequence and encodes:
- the LOC135499834 gene encoding uncharacterized protein LOC135499834, whose translation is MTSKVNDANIEVQPICPICLDAPATLKVGTTCNHVFCRNCLINHLKRAHPTNDKFSCPTCQVECPLPTNGIDGLMAANTIHSERATGTAVATLQSTPNESGAEGDRAFGGESDGQQCCQICKFTKNTSIDADKICPDCCNLHLCKECISVHRKNENTKHHQLIPFRPKNAGVEGRCAAHGQWITSYCCTCSTPVCRVCVHIAHGEHTLKSSVEVFHEKIEEVRSKKEEQERRLKMFSSRENALKGLGCLSVERKDTLVKAVEDQAEKCVEQITNQKEELKERIEADFKPILQLTACVDTIPLYRTKMCGLVAEVGKLLSSAEPCLPDLDKLSSIGDRIDETSKLTEEKNGDENDYLVSYSELWQKLPAFVPRVTDCNFGSMATTGKKWGIDCCKLIFEEEPQSDDKAKFIPCVTALGNDLYAVGKSNHGGEPADAIDVYRYPGVHQLSIREHAGPAYDMAATSDGKLAVLSDGTTKNYCCVKLFDPTAGYLRSSKNLDVRGWLSFDINIHHQFVILSNDGNRKVTIFNEDGTVVLRHSIDVNDYDIMNTACRIACSIRHIYVMGKQGLAIYQLEECGLTLVKVSNGSISGASIMADISASCFDRLAFCYINNDNSRIVTYNSRELLNRSLWKSKIRQQGGNMVARISVRGDYVVSSQGATIRVFQYVS